A stretch of Rickettsia rickettsii DNA encodes these proteins:
- a CDS encoding succinate dehydrogenase iron-sulfur subunit: protein MAELRLPPNSVVKKGREHKEQEEMLKPRKIKIYRYDPDLDKNPTIDSFEIDLSKTGPMVLDALIKIKNEIDSTLTFRRSCREGICGSCAMNIDGTNTLACIKPIEDISGDIKIYPLPHMKVVKDLVPDMSHFYAQYESIEPWLKTDSPIPSNSERLQSIKDREKLDGVYECILCACCSTSCPSYWWNGDKYLGPAILLQAYRWIADSRDDNTGERLEALEDPFKLYRCHTIMNCTKTCPKGLNPAKAIGKIKSLIAERHSV, encoded by the coding sequence ATGGCAGAGTTAAGGTTACCGCCAAATTCAGTAGTAAAAAAAGGTAGAGAGCATAAAGAACAAGAGGAAATGCTTAAACCTAGAAAGATAAAAATTTATAGGTATGATCCTGATCTTGATAAGAATCCTACTATCGATAGTTTTGAGATAGATTTAAGCAAAACCGGACCGATGGTTTTAGATGCTTTAATTAAAATCAAAAACGAAATCGATTCTACTTTAACTTTTAGGCGTTCTTGTCGGGAAGGAATTTGTGGTAGTTGTGCAATGAATATTGACGGTACAAATACTTTAGCATGCATAAAACCAATAGAAGATATATCAGGCGATATCAAAATCTATCCGCTGCCTCATATGAAAGTAGTGAAAGATTTAGTACCTGATATGTCGCATTTTTATGCACAATACGAATCTATAGAACCTTGGCTCAAAACTGATAGCCCTATCCCTTCAAACTCTGAAAGGTTACAGTCGATTAAAGACCGAGAAAAGCTTGACGGTGTATATGAGTGTATATTATGTGCTTGCTGTTCTACTTCTTGTCCTAGCTATTGGTGGAACGGTGATAAATATTTGGGTCCTGCGATTTTACTACAAGCATATAGATGGATTGCCGATTCAAGGGATGATAATACCGGTGAACGTCTTGAAGCTTTAGAAGACCCATTTAAGCTTTACCGTTGTCATACGATTATGAACTGTACTAAGACCTGCCCGAAAGGCTTAAATCCTGCTAAAGCTATCGGTAAAATAAAAAGTTTAATTGCAGAACGTCACAGTGTGTGA
- a CDS encoding class I SAM-dependent methyltransferase translates to MSIESKIRQLIDQNGYITCDVLMQEVLNLNPTSYYKQVKSLANEGDFVTAPEISQLFGEIIGLWCIREWQRIGCPKSLSLVELGPGRGLLMRDLLRTAKLVPEFYKALSIELIEINKNFIAYQKANLQDINLPISHQSFVEDIPKKPTIIIANEFFDAIPIKQYIKVKELWYERIFVMQPVDERIKYDKISVNKQLQEYLLCTHIEAKDGAILEESYKSIEIIKFIAQHLKRLSGSGLIIDYGYDIAPNGRTRYQYNQTLQAVKNHKYCPILENLGEADLSAHVDFYALKTVAKNSKINVIDTISQRDFLIENGILLRKQTLQDKLNDRHLAKFAYREEFKGDTQRSNAAYTLVREDASIGSTYKLPLEVEFGKMSEQAQIIERQVERLISPKQMGELFKVLQIMN, encoded by the coding sequence ATGTCAATCGAATCCAAAATAAGACAATTAATTGATCAAAACGGTTATATTACTTGCGATGTCCTCATGCAGGAGGTATTAAACTTAAATCCTACTTCCTATTATAAGCAAGTAAAATCATTAGCTAATGAAGGTGACTTTGTTACGGCTCCTGAAATTTCACAGCTATTCGGTGAAATTATCGGCTTATGGTGTATCAGAGAGTGGCAAAGAATTGGCTGCCCAAAAAGTCTTAGTTTAGTAGAGCTTGGTCCTGGTCGAGGTCTATTAATGCGTGATTTACTACGTACTGCAAAATTAGTACCGGAATTTTATAAAGCCTTATCAATTGAACTAATAGAAATTAATAAAAATTTTATTGCTTATCAAAAGGCTAATTTACAAGATATTAATTTACCGATTAGTCATCAATCATTTGTAGAAGATATACCAAAAAAACCTACTATAATAATAGCTAACGAATTCTTTGATGCTATACCGATAAAGCAATATATTAAAGTCAAGGAATTATGGTATGAAAGAATATTTGTAATGCAGCCGGTAGACGAAAGAATTAAATACGATAAAATAAGCGTTAATAAGCAATTACAAGAATATCTGCTGTGTACTCATATTGAAGCAAAAGACGGGGCAATACTTGAAGAATCTTATAAATCGATAGAAATTATAAAATTTATAGCGCAGCATCTAAAAAGACTAAGCGGCAGTGGCTTAATAATAGATTACGGCTATGATATAGCTCCGAATGGTAGAACTAGATATCAATATAATCAAACATTACAAGCGGTTAAAAACCATAAATATTGCCCCATCCTTGAAAATCTTGGAGAAGCTGATTTATCGGCACATGTGGATTTTTATGCATTAAAGACGGTAGCTAAAAACAGCAAAATAAACGTAATAGATACAATATCGCAACGAGATTTTTTAATAGAAAATGGAATCTTATTACGTAAACAAACATTGCAAGACAAGCTTAATGATAGACATCTTGCCAAATTCGCTTATAGAGAGGAATTTAAAGGAGACACGCAACGCAGCAACGCAGCGTACACTTTAGTACGTGAGGATGCGAGTATCGGATCGACGTATAAATTACCTCTAGAAGTAGAGTTTGGCAAGATGTCTGAGCAGGCACAAATAATAGAAAGACAGGTAGAAAGACTAATATCACCGAAACAAATGGGAGAATTATTTAAAGTATTACAAATTATGAATTAA
- the lgt gene encoding prolipoprotein diacylglyceryl transferase: MTFPNINPVIFSIGPLAISWYSLSYVIGILLGWFYANKIIEKFKPQITKKNLEDFITYAVIGIIVGGRLGFVLLYNPSRYFSNPIDILKTYEGGMSFHGGALGGIIAAYLFCRKYKINFLSLTDIIAPVVPIGLFLGRIANFINGELYGRITNASFGMIFPNSDLMPRHPSQLYEAFFEGLVLFSILAYATFKHKTLKKCGLNSGIFFTFYGLFRITIEIFREPDIQIGFILDSLTMGQILSVPMLLLGSYLICQSNPK; the protein is encoded by the coding sequence ATGACATTTCCTAATATCAATCCAGTTATTTTCTCTATAGGTCCACTTGCTATCTCTTGGTATTCTCTTTCATATGTAATAGGAATTTTGCTAGGCTGGTTCTATGCAAATAAAATTATAGAAAAATTTAAGCCTCAAATTACCAAAAAAAATCTAGAAGATTTCATTACTTATGCCGTTATAGGCATAATAGTCGGAGGCAGACTAGGGTTTGTTTTATTATATAACCCTTCTAGATATTTTTCAAATCCAATAGATATCTTAAAAACTTATGAAGGCGGGATGTCTTTCCATGGCGGAGCTTTAGGGGGGATTATTGCTGCTTATTTGTTTTGCCGAAAATATAAAATTAATTTTTTAAGTCTCACGGATATAATAGCCCCTGTAGTACCTATCGGATTATTTTTAGGTAGGATCGCTAATTTTATTAACGGCGAACTATACGGACGTATTACAAATGCTTCTTTTGGTATGATTTTTCCAAATAGCGATTTGATGCCAAGACATCCTAGTCAATTATATGAAGCTTTTTTTGAAGGTTTAGTATTATTTAGTATCTTAGCATATGCAACATTTAAGCACAAAACTCTTAAAAAGTGCGGTTTAAACTCAGGCATATTTTTCACATTTTACGGTCTTTTCCGAATCACTATTGAAATATTTAGAGAACCCGACATACAAATCGGGTTTATTTTAGATAGCTTAACTATGGGACAAATTTTATCTGTACCTATGTTACTTTTAGGAAGTTATTTAATATGTCAATCGAATCCAAAATAA
- a CDS encoding mechanosensitive ion channel family protein has product MQYLMDLYHTSSTELVLLFFMLVSLIPVIFLIKRLIFIPVKNYLTRHHYDDYERIKKYPIFRYLLNTLLALYFVCWGKIFHPTSFKAHVLLGIKDTIVILYTGISVTMLLLTLIDAFADLYQNRIKAVTKNAPLSLYFQILKIIVIVIAAMVTISYILNISLSTFLTSLGAAAALLTFVFKDTVLGLLASLQLTTQEIINIGDWVRIGAIEGTVEKITISVVTIRNFDQSISTVPTYSILNSNVTNYRGISESGARRVKRVFNINMATINFCDANILKALKKSPYISKDVIDKITLDKEEKDLTNIKLFKLYIQEYLKNNPAVYTEGFTFLVRQLEPTIHGLPIEIYIFVKEVNLVGYENIQDNISEHFISILPEFKLKIFQNVGVV; this is encoded by the coding sequence ATGCAATATTTAATGGATCTATATCATACCTCAAGTACTGAGTTAGTATTATTGTTTTTTATGTTAGTATCTCTTATACCGGTGATATTTCTAATTAAAAGATTAATTTTTATTCCGGTAAAAAATTATTTAACTAGACATCATTATGATGATTATGAAAGGATAAAAAAATATCCTATATTTCGTTATTTATTAAATACTTTATTAGCACTTTACTTTGTATGTTGGGGAAAGATTTTTCATCCTACTTCTTTTAAAGCACATGTATTACTGGGAATCAAAGATACTATAGTAATCTTATATACTGGTATATCTGTGACAATGTTATTATTAACGCTTATAGATGCTTTTGCAGATCTGTATCAAAATAGAATCAAAGCCGTTACAAAAAATGCACCGCTTAGCTTATATTTTCAAATATTAAAAATTATTGTCATAGTTATTGCAGCAATGGTAACTATTTCATATATATTAAATATTTCGCTTAGTACATTCTTAACAAGCTTAGGTGCAGCCGCAGCTCTTTTAACATTTGTTTTCAAAGATACCGTTTTAGGATTACTTGCAAGCTTGCAACTAACTACTCAAGAAATTATTAATATTGGAGACTGGGTACGTATAGGTGCAATTGAAGGAACAGTTGAAAAAATTACTATTTCCGTAGTAACAATTAGGAATTTTGACCAATCTATTTCCACAGTTCCTACTTACAGCATTTTAAATTCTAACGTAACTAATTATAGAGGAATTAGTGAATCAGGAGCAAGAAGGGTAAAGAGAGTATTTAATATTAATATGGCAACTATTAACTTCTGTGATGCTAATATTTTAAAAGCACTAAAAAAATCTCCTTATATATCAAAGGATGTAATAGATAAAATCACTCTTGATAAAGAAGAGAAAGATTTAACCAACATTAAACTATTCAAATTATATATTCAGGAATATCTAAAAAATAATCCAGCAGTTTATACCGAAGGGTTTACTTTTCTAGTAAGACAGCTTGAACCTACGATTCATGGGTTGCCTATAGAAATATATATCTTTGTTAAAGAAGTAAATTTAGTAGGTTATGAAAATATACAGGACAATATTTCTGAACATTTCATTTCTATACTTCCTGAATTTAAATTAAAAATATTTCAGAATGTAGGAGTGGTATAA
- the yidC gene encoding membrane protein insertase YidC, whose product MNNNIINLIAAIILSLSIIFGWQYFVVKPEQKKQQQQIAVQKAENLKKQQLKALVEPATGIVVQEESQVQRIKIESESLTGSISLKGLRFDDLILKKYKQDLSKNSSEVRLFSPANTENAYFAEVGLVSNLSSVKLPNNDTIWNSDSEILSPEKPVHLFWVNEDGVKFLVTITVDENYLFTIEQTIVNNSDKELPVQSYGLINRKYIAVEKAVNILHQGPIGCIDENLKEYSYDDIKDKKSEKFAASKVDWIGITDKYWLSSLIPDKSSNYSSNFNYALKQGIERYQVDFISPVQIIKPGKNFSIKSRIFAGAKKVDLLDKYEKQYDIKLFDRAIDFGWFYIITKPVFYAMNFFYGYVGNFGVSILIVTVIIKLLMFTLANKSYRSMKKMKNLQPEIDRIKNLYSDDKARLNQEIMALYKKEKVNPVAGCLPILVQIPVFFSIYKVLYVTIEMRQAPFYGWIKDLSAPDPTTIFNLFGLLPFAPPSFLMIGAWPILMAITMFLQQKMSPEPADPMQAQVMKFMPLIFLFMFSSFPVGLLIYWSWNNILSIIQQYYINKFN is encoded by the coding sequence ATGAATAATAATATAATTAATTTAATAGCCGCTATTATACTGTCTTTAAGTATAATTTTCGGTTGGCAGTATTTTGTTGTAAAACCTGAACAAAAAAAACAGCAACAGCAAATAGCAGTGCAGAAAGCAGAAAATTTAAAGAAACAACAGTTAAAAGCTTTAGTCGAACCTGCAACTGGTATTGTTGTGCAAGAAGAAAGTCAAGTACAGCGTATTAAAATAGAATCTGAATCACTTACCGGTTCTATTTCATTAAAAGGACTTAGATTTGATGATTTAATATTAAAGAAATATAAACAAGATTTATCTAAAAATAGTTCTGAAGTGAGATTATTTTCACCGGCTAATACAGAAAATGCATATTTTGCTGAAGTTGGTTTAGTTAGTAATTTATCTAGTGTAAAACTCCCTAACAACGATACTATATGGAATAGTGATAGTGAAATATTAAGCCCTGAAAAACCTGTGCATTTATTTTGGGTTAATGAAGACGGAGTTAAATTTTTAGTTACTATTACTGTCGATGAAAACTATTTATTTACTATAGAGCAAACCATCGTTAATAATAGTGATAAAGAACTTCCTGTGCAATCTTACGGTTTAATAAATCGTAAATATATTGCTGTAGAGAAAGCGGTGAATATATTACATCAAGGACCTATCGGGTGTATAGACGAGAATCTTAAAGAATATTCTTATGATGATATTAAAGATAAGAAAAGTGAAAAATTTGCAGCAAGTAAGGTTGACTGGATAGGAATTACCGATAAATATTGGTTGTCTTCCTTGATTCCGGATAAATCAAGTAATTACAGCTCGAATTTTAATTATGCTCTTAAGCAAGGGATTGAAAGATATCAGGTAGATTTTATTTCACCGGTACAAATAATAAAGCCCGGCAAAAATTTTTCAATTAAAAGCAGAATTTTTGCTGGAGCAAAAAAAGTAGACTTGCTTGATAAATATGAAAAGCAATATGATATTAAATTATTTGATAGAGCTATTGATTTCGGTTGGTTCTATATAATTACCAAACCGGTTTTCTACGCCATGAATTTTTTCTATGGCTATGTCGGTAATTTCGGTGTTAGTATATTAATTGTTACGGTTATAATTAAGCTATTAATGTTTACTTTAGCCAATAAGTCTTATCGTTCGATGAAAAAAATGAAAAATTTACAGCCGGAAATCGATAGGATAAAAAATTTATACAGTGATGATAAAGCACGTTTAAATCAAGAAATTATGGCTTTATATAAAAAAGAAAAAGTAAATCCGGTAGCTGGTTGTTTACCTATACTTGTTCAAATTCCGGTATTTTTCTCCATTTATAAAGTATTGTATGTAACTATTGAAATGCGGCAAGCACCGTTTTACGGCTGGATTAAAGACTTATCTGCACCTGACCCTACTACTATTTTTAATTTATTCGGCTTATTACCGTTCGCGCCGCCGTCATTTTTAATGATTGGAGCATGGCCTATTTTAATGGCTATTACTATGTTCTTACAGCAAAAAATGAGTCCTGAACCTGCGGATCCGATGCAAGCTCAAGTAATGAAATTTATGCCGCTAATTTTTTTATTTATGTTTAGTAGTTTTCCTGTTGGACTTTTAATATATTGGTCTTGGAATAATATTCTATCCATCATTCAACAATATTATATTAATAAATTTAATTAA
- the pgsA gene encoding CDP-diacylglycerol--glycerol-3-phosphate 3-phosphatidyltransferase, translating into MRIDKNLPNYLTIARIMVIPVIILVFYINNSLARTLGALLFVLASITDFFDGYIARKYNLVTSFGKMFDPIADKLLVGCVIIMLLKKDNVDEIPCLLILAREFLVSGLREFLALVKVSVPVSRLAKVKTFLQMFALSILILGSKGSGIIYLDIVGEIILWIAAFLTIITGYSYFKACKKYF; encoded by the coding sequence ATGAGAATAGATAAAAATTTACCTAATTATCTAACTATTGCTCGAATAATGGTAATTCCAGTTATTATACTGGTATTTTATATCAATAACTCACTTGCACGTACACTTGGGGCATTATTATTTGTTTTAGCTAGTATTACGGATTTTTTTGACGGTTATATTGCAAGAAAATATAATTTAGTTACAAGTTTCGGCAAGATGTTTGACCCTATAGCAGATAAGCTACTTGTAGGTTGCGTTATTATCATGCTACTAAAAAAAGATAATGTAGATGAGATACCTTGCTTATTAATTTTAGCACGAGAATTTTTAGTTAGCGGTCTTCGGGAATTTTTAGCTCTAGTAAAGGTTAGTGTGCCTGTATCGAGACTTGCTAAGGTAAAAACGTTTTTACAAATGTTTGCTTTATCGATATTGATACTAGGCTCAAAAGGTTCAGGAATTATTTATTTAGATATAGTAGGGGAAATAATTTTATGGATTGCCGCTTTTTTAACAATCATTACAGGTTATTCTTATTTTAAAGCCTGTAAGAAATATTTTTAA
- a CDS encoding carbonic anhydrase — protein MIHVKYIILGFIMVSSLNLYAANNDIIANKQVVKVEVSNAHLKTLNEASTLLISCVDFRLIDETDKLMKQLGLEDNFDKVSLPGASLALINDKYTYWGKTIEDTIEILQELHNIKQIVFLDHRECGAYKILIGQEQLNTKEKETAAHAAILNKARDIIKEKFPQLKVYTFLMGLDGVVEQIYEIPS, from the coding sequence ATGATACATGTAAAATATATAATTTTAGGGTTTATTATGGTGTCTAGTTTAAATCTTTACGCTGCTAACAATGATATAATTGCCAATAAGCAAGTTGTAAAGGTAGAAGTAAGTAATGCACATTTAAAAACATTAAATGAAGCTTCTACTCTTTTAATTAGTTGTGTAGATTTTAGATTAATAGACGAAACAGATAAATTAATGAAGCAATTAGGATTAGAAGATAATTTTGATAAAGTATCACTGCCCGGTGCATCGCTTGCTCTTATTAACGACAAATATACTTATTGGGGAAAAACAATAGAAGATACTATTGAGATTTTGCAAGAATTACATAACATAAAACAAATTGTTTTTCTTGATCATAGAGAATGTGGAGCTTATAAAATACTTATAGGTCAGGAACAGCTAAATACCAAGGAAAAAGAAACGGCAGCACATGCAGCAATTTTAAACAAGGCCCGTGATATAATAAAAGAAAAATTCCCCCAATTAAAAGTTTATACTTTTTTAATGGGTCTTGATGGTGTAGTAGAGCAGATTTATGAAATACCTAGCTAA
- a CDS encoding class I SAM-dependent methyltransferase has protein sequence MSINILIVRKNIQYYNNNAQEFYSRTINADLSDNYKAFTSYLPQQAHILDAGCGVGRDTKYFLSQRYQVTAFDGSTEMVK, from the coding sequence GTGAGTATAAATATACTAATAGTTAGGAAAAATATACAATATTATAATAATAACGCTCAAGAGTTTTATAGCAGAACAATCAATGCAGATTTGTCTGATAACTATAAAGCATTTACTAGCTATTTACCTCAACAGGCTCATATTTTAGATGCAGGTTGCGGAGTTGGTCGTGATACAAAATATTTTTTAAGTCAAAGATATCAAGTTACTGCTTTTGACGGTTCAACCGAAATGGTTAAATGA
- a CDS encoding phosphodiester glycosidase family protein produces MHEDTIKPYFNRLFEIVKIWTEKSKRFSPSQEALWLNFIVTAISKHGDNQISQKGFILSFPQATSLPVVNINHSVKLILEFLDKDGKLINLSNTASIVTGIPLLVQNGKNVVDNPKQDDLAHARTALGVCNDGTIVIVVVEHIYKQHVKDLKLVQVRSILRKEKEVNVDKLIIPEALKILEKHLVNYTVIGLTKTELAYYMLTWI; encoded by the coding sequence ATGCATGAAGATACAATAAAACCTTATTTTAACAGGCTTTTTGAAATAGTTAAAATATGGACGGAAAAGAGTAAGAGATTCTCTCCAAGTCAAGAGGCATTATGGTTAAATTTTATTGTTACGGCAATAAGTAAGCATGGTGATAATCAAATCTCACAGAAAGGCTTTATATTGTCCTTTCCACAAGCAACAAGTTTGCCGGTAGTAAATATAAATCATTCTGTAAAGTTAATTTTGGAATTTCTCGATAAAGACGGCAAGCTTATAAATTTAAGTAACACTGCTTCAATAGTAACCGGTATTCCCTTATTGGTTCAAAACGGTAAAAATGTTGTAGATAATCCAAAGCAAGATGATCTGGCTCATGCTCGTACTGCCTTAGGAGTGTGTAATGACGGCACTATAGTTATAGTTGTAGTCGAACATATTTATAAGCAACATGTCAAAGACCTTAAGCTTGTGCAAGTAAGATCAATATTACGGAAAGAGAAAGAAGTAAATGTTGATAAATTAATAATCCCTGAAGCTTTAAAAATTTTAGAAAAACACCTTGTTAATTATACTGTGATAGGATTAACTAAAACAGAACTTGCATATTATATGTTAACTTGGATATGA
- a CDS encoding peptide deformylase, translated as MSKLKTALLLTAIIFITGCKSNMKNENNISLPQYVTLNIQTLNSSEDKTIRIKAKTLNFPLSSEDLRDISILEKKYDQEENCAGLAAPQIGISKCIIIFAVHEDAELKKWHPDLKDTMPKTIWINPSYKPIGIDKHEDYEGCFSVENATGPVARFKKIHYHAYDINGNQIQGIAEGFLARVIQHEIDHLNGKVFLDYVAPKKIMTKEEYLEMRKKAMEQENIKS; from the coding sequence ATGTCCAAATTAAAAACAGCTCTATTATTAACTGCTATAATTTTTATAACAGGTTGTAAAAGTAATATGAAAAATGAAAACAATATTTCATTACCGCAATATGTAACTTTGAACATTCAAACCTTAAATAGTTCAGAGGATAAAACTATTAGAATAAAGGCAAAAACTTTAAACTTTCCGTTATCTTCAGAAGATTTACGTGATATATCTATTTTAGAAAAGAAATATGATCAAGAAGAAAATTGTGCAGGACTTGCTGCACCGCAAATAGGCATATCAAAATGTATAATAATATTTGCAGTACATGAAGATGCAGAGTTAAAAAAATGGCATCCTGACCTTAAGGATACAATGCCTAAAACTATTTGGATTAACCCCTCATATAAACCGATAGGTATTGATAAACATGAAGATTACGAGGGATGCTTTTCTGTTGAAAATGCTACAGGACCGGTAGCAAGATTCAAGAAAATTCATTATCACGCATATGATATAAATGGCAATCAAATTCAAGGTATCGCAGAAGGATTTTTAGCAAGAGTTATCCAGCATGAAATCGATCATCTAAACGGAAAAGTATTTTTAGATTATGTAGCTCCAAAAAAAATAATGACTAAAGAAGAATATTTAGAAATGCGTAAAAAAGCAATGGAGCAGGAAAATATAAAATCTTAG
- the tlc1 gene encoding ATP/ADP exchange transporter Tlc1, whose translation MNTPKNDNYLSELSKVIWPIERYENKKFLPMAFMMFCILLNYSTLRSIKDGFVVTDIGAEAISFLKTYIVLPSAVIAMVIYVKLCDILKQENVFYVITSFFLGYFALFAFVLYPYPDLVHPDPETIESWSVVYPNFKWFIRIVGKWSFASFYTMAELWGTMMLSLLFWQFANQITKTDEAKRFYSMFGLLANLALPVTSVIIGYCLHEKTQIVAEHLKFVPLFVIMITSSFLVILTYRWMNKNVLTDPRLYDPALVKEKKAKAKMSLIDSFKMIFTSKYVGYIALLLIAYGVSVNLVEGVWKSKVKELYPTKEAYTIYMGKFQFYQGWVAIAFMLIGSNILRKVSWLTAAMITPLMMLITGAAFFAFIFFDSVIAMHLTGILASGPLALAVMIGMIQNVLSKGVKYSLFDATKNMAYIPLDKDLRVKGQAAVEVIGGRFGKSGGAIIQSTFFILFPAFGFVEATPYFASIFFVIVILWIYAVKGLNKEYKVLVNKTEK comes from the coding sequence ATGAATACTCCCAAAAATGACAATTATCTCTCAGAACTAAGCAAGGTAATTTGGCCTATAGAAAGATATGAAAATAAGAAGTTTCTTCCTATGGCGTTTATGATGTTCTGTATTTTATTAAACTACTCAACGCTTCGTTCAATTAAAGACGGGTTTGTAGTAACGGATATAGGAGCAGAAGCAATAAGTTTCTTAAAAACATATATAGTACTACCTTCTGCCGTAATCGCTATGGTAATTTATGTTAAGCTCTGCGATATTTTAAAGCAAGAAAACGTGTTTTATGTTATTACTTCATTTTTCTTAGGGTATTTTGCATTATTTGCGTTTGTTCTTTACCCTTACCCTGATTTAGTTCATCCTGATCCTGAAACCATAGAATCTTGGAGTGTAGTTTATCCTAATTTCAAATGGTTTATAAGAATAGTTGGGAAATGGAGTTTTGCATCTTTTTATACTATGGCAGAGCTTTGGGGAACAATGATGCTTAGTTTATTATTTTGGCAATTTGCTAACCAAATTACTAAAACCGATGAAGCTAAACGTTTTTACTCAATGTTTGGTTTACTTGCTAATTTAGCATTGCCTGTAACATCCGTAATTATTGGATATTGCTTGCATGAAAAAACTCAAATAGTTGCAGAACATCTAAAATTTGTACCTTTATTTGTTATAATGATAACAAGTAGCTTTTTAGTAATATTAACATATAGATGGATGAATAAAAACGTTCTAACCGATCCTAGGCTTTATGATCCGGCATTAGTAAAAGAAAAGAAAGCTAAAGCTAAAATGTCATTAATAGACAGTTTTAAAATGATCTTTACTTCTAAGTATGTAGGTTATATTGCATTGTTACTTATTGCTTACGGTGTTTCAGTAAATTTAGTTGAAGGTGTTTGGAAATCCAAAGTAAAAGAATTATATCCGACGAAAGAGGCTTACACTATATATATGGGGAAGTTCCAATTTTATCAGGGTTGGGTTGCAATTGCTTTCATGCTTATAGGTAGTAATATTTTAAGAAAAGTATCATGGCTAACTGCAGCTATGATAACTCCATTAATGATGTTAATTACCGGTGCAGCGTTTTTTGCATTTATCTTTTTTGATAGTGTTATTGCTATGCATTTAACAGGTATTCTTGCTTCAGGTCCTTTAGCACTTGCTGTTATGATCGGTATGATTCAAAATGTTTTAAGTAAAGGTGTAAAATATTCTTTATTTGATGCTACTAAAAACATGGCGTATATTCCGCTTGATAAGGATTTACGAGTAAAAGGGCAAGCTGCTGTTGAAGTTATCGGAGGAAGATTTGGTAAATCAGGTGGTGCTATTATTCAATCTACATTCTTTATTTTATTTCCTGCGTTTGGTTTTGTAGAGGCAACTCCTTATTTTGCTTCTATATTCTTTGTAATAGTAATATTATGGATATATGCCGTTAAAGGTTTAAATAAAGAGTATAAAGTTTTGGTAAATAAAACCGAAAAATAG